A region of the Blochmannia endosymbiont of Camponotus nipponensis genome:
AACATTTGGTATTTCTGGAATTACGGCGATTGTACAAGTAGAAGTATGAATTCGACCTTGAGATTCAGTATGTGGTATTCTTTGTACACGATGCCCTCCAGATTCAAATTTTAATAAATTATACGCTCCTTTATAAGAAATTTTAGTAATAATTTCTTTATAACCACCGCATTCGCCATAAGTGGCATTAATAACTTCCATTTTCCATCGACGTACTTCTGAATAACGAACATACATACGAAATAATTCTCCTGTAAAAATTGCTGCTTCTTTTCCACCAGTTCCAGCTCGCAGTTCAACAAAACAACCTAATTTATCATTAGGATCTACAGGTAATAGCAATATTTTTAAATTTTTCTCAAGATGACACTGAGTTAAATAAAATGTTTTTAACTCATCTTGAACGATGTCATACATATCAACATCTTCAAGCATTTTTTGTGTATTAATAATTTTTTGTTTAATGTCTAACCAACGTCTAAAACAAATAACTATTTCAGATAACCGTGCATGTTCTTTAGATAATATATAAAAACGTTTTTTATCACCCATAACATTAGGTGTAATGAGCAATTTTTCTAATATGTTAAAACGTTTCTGTAAGATCATTAGTTTATTTATAATAATAGGATTCATATGTATTTGTCTTAAGATGAGATAAATTTTTGTTAAAATAAAAAATAAAATTATATTGATAGTGATTAATATATTTTAAAAATATATTGCATTTGTGAATAATTTTTGATTTATCTATGTGATCATAAATTATGTTTGAACCATGGCTAGATATAAATCCCAAATCGACATTGTATGTGTATTATGAACAACATATAAAATATCAACACACATAAAATTATATCACATATTTTTTTATAAAAAATTTAGTTTTTTATTTTTCATCTTTAAAAATGTAAAGTAATGAGTTTTTATTATTAAATAAATTCTAAACAGTTATTTAACAAATTGTATCGTATATAAATTAAAATTACTAAATACTTGACGATTATATCATTCAGGAATAACGTTTCATCATATTAACTATTTATATAATACATTTATACATTTATATATTTTAATAAACAATTAAAAAATTAAATTTATTAAAAGCAAAAAAATTAAATAAAAATTATATGTTGTTATATAAATGTTAAACATTAGATTAGATACATATCTATACAACTTAAAATATTATTTTTTATAAATAAAGGATAGATAATTATGTGCTAAATATAGATTTAAATATTTTTGTGATAAATATTAAAATCTATATTTTTATAATAACTTTTTTAAAATTTAAATTTAAATGTATCAAATACATATGTTTCAATTATTTATATGACGATTTTATTTATATTTTTTGTGTTCAGCAGCAAAATTTTAGTCTGTATAAAAATAAATTAATATGTAGGTAGAATCGATATTAAAAAATTAATATCCTAAATATTTAGTTATCCAACACATGGTACTGTTGTTTACACAATGAACTATCATAATCAAATTTACATTAAAATTTATTTAGAATCATAATAATAGTAATTATTATATAAAATTATTTAATGTTTTTAAATTAACTATCATCTCTATATCTGTAGAAAATGGAATTATTTATATTTCAAACAGTATAATTCATTAAAATGATGATTTTACAAACGAAATGAAAAAATGGGATTAGGATAGTAAATATCAGCTATTTTTTGAAACAATTGCAACAACGGAGTATTGAATTGACTAGTAGTAATGTAGAATATAATCTAAACACTATCAATTATCTATCGCATATAAATTATTGGCCATAACGATAAAAATATATCTATATTTTGTCGTCGTAATTATATTATTAATATAATAACACTACTTAAATTTTTAGAAGCATATTGCGATCAACATCATATTTAAGTTAATAATAAATAATTGGAATATACCATGAACTATTATCAATGGCCTTCTCCAGGGAAAATTAATTTGTTTTTATATATAATCGGGCGTCGTTTAGACGGTTATCATTATCTACAGACATTATTTCAATTTATTGATTATGGTGATACCATCAAAATATCGGTAACCAATAGTGGTAAAATTAGATTATTTACTGCTATGAAAAGTTTAATATATTGTAATAATTTAATTATACAAGCAGCAAAATTACTACAACATTATTGTTGGCCGAATAAAAAACCAGTATTTGGTGCAGATATTTTTATTGATAAAGTTTTACCTATAGGTTCCGGTTTAGGAGGTGCTTCTTCTAATGCTGCAACTACATTGCTGATACTCAATCAAAAATGGCGTTGTTATTTGAATAAAAACGTTTTAATGGATTTAGGTTTGATGTTAGGCGCTGATGTACCAGTATTCATATATGGACATTCAACATTTGCCGAAGGTATTGGTGATATATTAACGCCAGTTTCCCTACCTGAAAAATGGTATCTCATTATCGTTCCTCCAATTAGCATCAGTACTTCGTGGGTCTTTCAAATGTATAAATTAAGGAATTATTGCTATTCTCCGTATCGTTCAATGAGAGAATTATTGTCAATGTCATTTCGTAATGATTTCGAAAAAATTATAAAAGAGATATTCCCTGAAATAAATATATATTTTACGTGTTTATCACAATTTACATTAGCGCGACTTACAGGAACAGGTTCTTGTATTTTTTCTGAATTTAATACTGAATATTTAGCTTATCAAGTTCAAAGTTATTTACCATTATGGATCAAAAGTATTGTAACAAGAGGAATAAATTTATCCCCGTTACATCAAAAATTATTAAATTATAATAATTAGCATTAGGATTTATATATTAATGAAAGCTATTATTTTATTATTATGAATCATACAACCGTAATAATATTATTATAAACCTAAAATTACGAGACATTTTTAATATGAAACTTTTTACTGGCAATGCTGTCCCAGAATTGGCTCGACACATTGCTCATAGATTATACATTAATCTCGGCAAAGCTTCTGTTGGTCGTTTTAGTGATGGCGAAGTAAGTGTACAAATTGATGAAAACGTACGCGGTGGAGATGTATTTATTATTCAATCTACTTGTGCTCCAACAAACGATAACTTAATGGAACTAATTGTTATGGTTGATGCATTAAGACGCGCATCAGCTGCTAGAATTACCGCTGTAATTCCTTATTTTGGTTATGCCCGTCAAGATCGACGAGTACGATCTGCTAGAGTGCCCATTACTTCTAGGGTTGTGGCAAACTTTTTATCTAGTGTAGGAGTTGATCGTATTTTAACAGTAGATTTACATGCTGAACAAATACAAGGATTTTTTGATGTACCAGTAGATAATGTTTTTGGAAGTCCAATTTTATTAGAAGACATGATGCAACAAAATTTTAATAATCCTATCGTAGTATCTCCAGATATTGGAGGAGTAATACGCGCTCGTGCTATTGCAAAGTTACTTAACGACACTGATATGGCGATTATAGATAAACGAAGATCTCGCGCCAATATTTCTCAAGTTATGCATATTATTGGTGATGTATGTAATCGTGACTGTATATTGATAGATGATATGATTGATACTGGGGGAACATTATGTAAAGCCTCAGAAGTCTTAAAAGAAAGAGGAGCACGCCGTGTGTTTGCTTATACTACTCATCCAATTTTCTCTGGAGATGCTTATGAGAATATTCAAAATTCTATGATTGATGAAATTATCGTTTGTGATACTATTCCATTAAAACAAAAAATAAAATCTTTACCTAATGTGCGTGTATTAACTTTATCTGGTATGCTTGCCGAGACAATTCGTCGTATCAGTAATGAAGAATCAATTTCTGCTATGTTTAAGCACTAACAAGATAATATTTGTATATCTGAAAAAAAGATAATACTATATAAAAATAATATGTTATTCATTGTAGTCAGCTCCAATTAAGCCATTAAAAATAATAATGGAGTATTGGTAATTTACAAAAATAAACATTGATATACTATTCCAATGTATTTTATGAAAAGGATTTAAAATTATTTAAATATAATCCTCGTATCAATAAAAATTGACATCTACAATATGCTGAAATTAATATTAATTAAGTTATAATTTAAAAGATCATGTGATGGTGTGTATAAATGACTATTAAATTAATTGCTGGATTAGGAAATTTTGGAACGAAATACTTCAATACTAGACATAATTTTGGTTCTCAATATGTTAAAATATTAGCAAAACGATATAAAGTAATACTAAAAAAAAATGACATATTATGTGGATATACTGGTCAATTAAAGTTAAAAAATAATATTGTATATTTACTTATACCAGATTCATATATGAATAATAATGGACTTTCAATTTCTAAGTGTGTTAATTATTATCAATTATACTTAAAAGAAATATTGATAGTACATGATGATCTTGATTTACCACCCGGTGCAATACGTGTTAAATTAGGAAAAAAAATTAATGATAGTCATCATGGTTTAAGAAATGTTGTTATTAGACTTAATAATAAATCTGATTTTTATCGTTTACGTATTGGAATAGGCCATCCTGGAGATAAAAGTAAAGTGATTGATTTCGTGTTAAATAAACCATCTATTTATGAACAAGATAGGATCAATAATGTAATTAATAAGTCAATATTACATACTGAAGACATAGTAACTGAAAAATTTATTAAAGTTATGAATACATTACATTCTTATAATCCTCATTCTTAATAAAAATTATTAATTTAAAAAACTTATTGATTTTTTAATTATAAAAATAATTATCGTAATATTTAATTTAATATATTTTTTAATTGTTAAGGTCATTATGCAAATTGATTGCGGTATTATTGGATTACCAAATGTAGGTAAGTCTACTTTATTTAATATTTTGACTCATCTATCTGTTAAAATAGCTAATTTTCCTTTTTGTACTATACAACCGAACGTATCCATAGTGCATATACCTGATCCACGTATATATCAGTTAACAAATATTGTTCCATCACGTAAAATGATGCATGGTACTATGAAATTTATCGATGTTGCTGGTTTAATAAAAGGGGCTGCACAAGGTATAGGCATGGGTAGTCAAGTTCTAAATTATATTCGAACAACAAAAGTGTTATGTCATGTGGTCCGTTGTTTCGATAACAACCAAGTTGTTCATGTTTTTAACAATATAGATCCCTGTAGAGATGTGAATATTATCAATACTGAACTTATATTATTTGATATTTTGCTCTGTGAAGAAGGCATTCATTCTTTGCAAAAAAAAAATAAAGTTATTAATAAAAATATTGAACCACAGTTATCTACATTAAAAATGTGTTTGGGTTATTTATATGATGGTGTGCCATTAAGAAAAATATATTTTTCTAAAACAGAAAAAATAAATATTGAAAAATTTAATCTTTTAACTATTAAACCAACTATTTATATTGCTAACATCGATGAAGAACTTGTGACAAACAATGAATACCTAGATAAGTTACGCATACTTGCATCTGATGAACACATGCCATTAATTTTATGCTGTACAATGTCATTTTTATTGAACAATAAAAGCGATCACACTACATCATATACGCAACAACAAAGCAGTATATTATATGATATAGTTAATGTTATTTTTACTATGTTAAATTTACGTACTTTTTTTACTATTAATTTAAACATGACACGTTCTTGGATATACGTTGCTGGAACAACTGCATTGGAAGCTGCAAAAAAAGTACATAGTGACTTTAAAAAAGGTTTCATTCGCGTTCAAGTGATTAAGTTTAATGATTTTATTGCTTATAATGAAGAATTATTAAGCAAAAAAAAATCTAATAAAATTTCCTATTTAGGAAAAAATTATCTTGTAGAAGATGGGGATATATTGAAATTTTTATTTCACATTTAATATATTTTATGTGGAAATGTTTGAAATACGCTCCGTAATCACTCAAGATTAATGCACAGTAGATAGAAAACTCCGGATGGCACAAGTTTTATTTTAAAACTTGTGCCATCCGGAGTTTTCTATCTACTGTGCATTAATCTTGAGAAAAATACAAACACTACACCTAAAATTAACGGCGATTTCCAAAAATACGGACTATCATTAAAAATAAATTAATGAAATCTAAATACAAAGTCAATGCACCTATAATTGAATACTTGCGAAATTGATCTTGGTTATCTATAGATAAAGAGGCTCCTATAGATTTTAATTTCTGGGTATCATATGCAGTTAAACCAACAAAAATAACGACACCAATATACGTAATAAGCCACATTAAAACTGTGTTTTTCAACCATAAATTTACTACTGAAGCTAAGATTATACCGATTAAAGCCATAAATAATAAATTACCAAAACTACTTAAATCTCGTTTAGTAGTATACCCATATACCGTCATTATACCAAACATACCAGATGTCACTACAAACGCACTAGATATCGAAGATGTAGTATATAATATAAATATACTAGATAAAGTTAAACCTGTTAGCATGGAATATAACATAAATAACGTAGTTGCTAAAGAACCACTTAATCGTGTTACCATACCAGACAGGACAAATACTAATGCTAATTGACCAATAATCAAACTAAAAAAAATTATCTGATTGGAGAATAGTAATTGAAGTATTGCTGGGGTTCGAGATGCATACCAAGCTACAAAAGCAGTTAACAATAATCCACAAGACATCCAACCAAACACTTGTAAAATATACGGTTGTATCACGTTATTAATTCGTTCTGATACTGTGCTTTGAAAACGGGGAAATCGATCCATACTCATCACCTTCAAAATAATTAAAATACAAAACGTTTTATACATTATATCGCAAGGAAATCATGTGAGCAACAAAATGTTACATAACATTATTTTAAAAACAAAAGTAAATGCAAATATATACTATAGTATCATAATACACCATATCATTAAAATAATGACTCAATACAATACACATCATTTAATAGTTATTTAAATAATAATGTTGCACAGGATGTGCATGTTTATTAAATTCATATATCAATGGAACACCCGTTGGTATATTAATATGAAATATTTCTGATTCACTTAAATGATCTAGTAATTTTATAATAGCGCGTATGGAATTACCATGGGCAACAATAATAATTTGTTTATTACTTTTAATATGAGGTAATATAGAGTGATTCCAATAAGGAATTACTCTTGTTAAGGTTAGCTCTAAACTTTCACTATTAGGTAATTCTTCAGCGTTAACGTTATTATAGCGATTATCGTCTGTTGCAATAAATTGATTATTTTCATAATTTTTGGGAGGAATAATGTTAAAACTTCGGCGCCATTTTTGAACCGTTTCATAACCATATTTTTTTACAGCTTCATCTTTATTTAATCCTTGCAGCACTCCGTAATGACGTTCATTTAATCGCCAAGTTTTCTCTACAGGCAACCATGCTTGATTTAATTGATCTAATACGATCCATAAAGTGTGAATCGCCCGTTTTAACACTGAAGTGTACCCGTAATTAAAAAAAAAGCCATTTTTTTTTAATATTTGACCAGCGCTTTGCGCTTCAGCACGTCCTTGCTCTGATAATTCCACATCTACCCATCCAGTGAAACGATTTTCTTTGTTCCATTGACTTTCTCCATGTCTTACAAGAACAAGTTTGGTTATATTCATAATTTATTCTCTTATTGTTATTGACAAAATATAAATTAATTATACACTAAACGTTCTTATTAATTATTTAATTCTGTACATGTATTACTGAAATACGCCTGATTTACATCATTTTTTATATTAAAAAAGTATTATAATATGAGAAATATCTTTTTTTTTAATAAAATATTACAAAATGAAAACTATTGTGAACTAAATAAAAAATCAATATAAATGACAATTTTTATACTACGTATACAGTTAAATTATTTAAATTTATATTTATTGTGCCACCATAAAAATAAATAAATATATGATACAAATAGCCTATGTAATGAGTCCAAAAAGTCAACATATTTATGCTTGGAAATTGAACAATATTCATGGGCAATTAGAATTAATGCAGATAATACACACACCTGGACAAGCACAGCCTATGGCAGTGCACCCTAATAAACAATTTTTATATGTTGGAATACGTCCTAATTGTGGTATTACTGCTTATTATATAAATCAGGAAGGAATATTAACAGAACAAGGAACAATTGAAATATTAAATACTCCTACTCATTTAATTAGTGATACAAAGGGCACATTTCTGTATTGTACATCTTATAGGGATAACACTATAAGTGTTATCCCTATAAGCATATCAGGCATGCTTAATTCTCCTATACAAATTCTAACAGGTTTATTAGGTTGTCATTCCGCTAATATATGTAAGTACGAAGAATTACTTTGGATCCCTTGTTTGCACGAACATTCTATTAGATTGTTTAAAATAAATCTGTCTGGAACATTAACTCCGCATAATCCATGCATAATTAAGGCTAATGTTGGTTCTGGTCCGCGCCATATGAGTTTTTATAATTTTGGTGGTTATGCATATGTAATCAATGAATTAACAAGTACTGTTAATGTTATAAAATATAACAATTTTCAAACAATACCAAGTATTATTCAAACATTAAGCATAATTCCAAAAAATATCAACACTACACGCTGTTGGGCAGCCGATATACATATTACCCCTAATGGACGTTGGTTATATTGTTCTGATAGAGCTACTAATATCATTAGTTACTTAGAAATATCTAAAACAACAAAAAAATTAAAACTTATTGGTTATCAACCAACTGAAGAACAACCACGTGGATTCGCAATTGATTATCAAGGAGAATTTTTAATTGTTGCAGGGCAAAAATCAAATTTCATCTCTTTATACTCCATTAATCCGAACAATGGAGCGATAACTTTCTTATCTCGCTATCCATCAGGACAAGGTCCAATGTGGGTTAGCATAGTTTCATTATCTTCTGAATAAAATACATAATAAATACGATCATGTGACTGATATTATCTCGTTATAATATATCAATTTATAAATATAGTTTTATATAATCCATTGATAAATGACAATATACATCATTATAATATTTTTAATTTGTATATCTTATTATAAACGTATAAAAATATATAAACAATAGGATAATTTTAAACTACAAGAATAACTAAGCAATAGATGTAAGCCCTATATATAATAAAATTATACTTTTCATAACAACACACCGCAATCTTGTTATAATCGTTTCCTAGCGTACATAATAGTGATTATTTATATTCATATCAAATAAATTAAATTTCGTAATTTATAAAATTTTTAAACATGTTAAACATTACTTTTTAAATAAAATAATATTTATTTATTTTAAATATTTTTATTAACTTTACTATAAAAAAATCAGTGTCCTTGACATATATATATTTGTAGACGCATATTACAACAATCTAATATGTGGGCCAACAAAAAATTCATTTCACACATTTAATATAAATTGTAAATTACACGGAATTCATTATATCATACGATCATATTTATAATCATATTTTTTTAAAAATATTTTTTTTTATAAAATATTTTGAATTGTTATGTTTGTTATTGTATTAGTTATTAAAATTTTAATAATCAATCAATATTAAGAAATAAAAGTTACGATATAGTTTTATTTTATTTGTATCCTTT
Encoded here:
- the prfA gene encoding peptide chain release factor 1; translated protein: MNPIIINKLMILQKRFNILEKLLITPNVMGDKKRFYILSKEHARLSEIVICFRRWLDIKQKIINTQKMLEDVDMYDIVQDELKTFYLTQCHLEKNLKILLLPVDPNDKLGCFVELRAGTGGKEAAIFTGELFRMYVRYSEVRRWKMEVINATYGECGGYKEIITKISYKGAYNLLKFESGGHRVQRIPHTESQGRIHTSTCTIAVIPEIPNVELPNIDPHELRIDTFRSSGAGGQHVNTTDSAIRITHIPSGLVVECQDERSQHKNKAKALSVLGSRLHAIEMKRRQQKASCTRRNLLGTGDRSDRIRTYNFHQGRVTDHRISFTSYQLSDIMNGELDILIQPIINKYQSDQLDKLLELES
- the ispE gene encoding 4-(cytidine 5'-diphospho)-2-C-methyl-D-erythritol kinase, yielding MNYYQWPSPGKINLFLYIIGRRLDGYHYLQTLFQFIDYGDTIKISVTNSGKIRLFTAMKSLIYCNNLIIQAAKLLQHYCWPNKKPVFGADIFIDKVLPIGSGLGGASSNAATTLLILNQKWRCYLNKNVLMDLGLMLGADVPVFIYGHSTFAEGIGDILTPVSLPEKWYLIIVPPISISTSWVFQMYKLRNYCYSPYRSMRELLSMSFRNDFEKIIKEIFPEINIYFTCLSQFTLARLTGTGSCIFSEFNTEYLAYQVQSYLPLWIKSIVTRGINLSPLHQKLLNYNN
- a CDS encoding ribose-phosphate pyrophosphokinase yields the protein MFNMKLFTGNAVPELARHIAHRLYINLGKASVGRFSDGEVSVQIDENVRGGDVFIIQSTCAPTNDNLMELIVMVDALRRASAARITAVIPYFGYARQDRRVRSARVPITSRVVANFLSSVGVDRILTVDLHAEQIQGFFDVPVDNVFGSPILLEDMMQQNFNNPIVVSPDIGGVIRARAIAKLLNDTDMAIIDKRRSRANISQVMHIIGDVCNRDCILIDDMIDTGGTLCKASEVLKERGARRVFAYTTHPIFSGDAYENIQNSMIDEIIVCDTIPLKQKIKSLPNVRVLTLSGMLAETIRRISNEESISAMFKH
- the pth gene encoding aminoacyl-tRNA hydrolase, which translates into the protein MTIKLIAGLGNFGTKYFNTRHNFGSQYVKILAKRYKVILKKNDILCGYTGQLKLKNNIVYLLIPDSYMNNNGLSISKCVNYYQLYLKEILIVHDDLDLPPGAIRVKLGKKINDSHHGLRNVVIRLNNKSDFYRLRIGIGHPGDKSKVIDFVLNKPSIYEQDRINNVINKSILHTEDIVTEKFIKVMNTLHSYNPHS
- the ychF gene encoding redox-regulated ATPase YchF, whose protein sequence is MQIDCGIIGLPNVGKSTLFNILTHLSVKIANFPFCTIQPNVSIVHIPDPRIYQLTNIVPSRKMMHGTMKFIDVAGLIKGAAQGIGMGSQVLNYIRTTKVLCHVVRCFDNNQVVHVFNNIDPCRDVNIINTELILFDILLCEEGIHSLQKKNKVINKNIEPQLSTLKMCLGYLYDGVPLRKIYFSKTEKINIEKFNLLTIKPTIYIANIDEELVTNNEYLDKLRILASDEHMPLILCCTMSFLLNNKSDHTTSYTQQQSSILYDIVNVIFTMLNLRTFFTINLNMTRSWIYVAGTTALEAAKKVHSDFKKGFIRVQVIKFNDFIAYNEELLSKKKSNKISYLGKNYLVEDGDILKFLFHI
- a CDS encoding Bax inhibitor-1 family protein, which encodes MDRFPRFQSTVSERINNVIQPYILQVFGWMSCGLLLTAFVAWYASRTPAILQLLFSNQIIFFSLIIGQLALVFVLSGMVTRLSGSLATTLFMLYSMLTGLTLSSIFILYTTSSISSAFVVTSGMFGIMTVYGYTTKRDLSSFGNLLFMALIGIILASVVNLWLKNTVLMWLITYIGVVIFVGLTAYDTQKLKSIGASLSIDNQDQFRKYSIIGALTLYLDFINLFLMIVRIFGNRR
- the gpmA gene encoding 2,3-diphosphoglycerate-dependent phosphoglycerate mutase: MNITKLVLVRHGESQWNKENRFTGWVDVELSEQGRAEAQSAGQILKKNGFFFNYGYTSVLKRAIHTLWIVLDQLNQAWLPVEKTWRLNERHYGVLQGLNKDEAVKKYGYETVQKWRRSFNIIPPKNYENNQFIATDDNRYNNVNAEELPNSESLELTLTRVIPYWNHSILPHIKSNKQIIIVAHGNSIRAIIKLLDHLSESEIFHINIPTGVPLIYEFNKHAHPVQHYYLNNY
- the pgl gene encoding 6-phosphogluconolactonase, producing the protein MSPKSQHIYAWKLNNIHGQLELMQIIHTPGQAQPMAVHPNKQFLYVGIRPNCGITAYYINQEGILTEQGTIEILNTPTHLISDTKGTFLYCTSYRDNTISVIPISISGMLNSPIQILTGLLGCHSANICKYEELLWIPCLHEHSIRLFKINLSGTLTPHNPCIIKANVGSGPRHMSFYNFGGYAYVINELTSTVNVIKYNNFQTIPSIIQTLSIIPKNINTTRCWAADIHITPNGRWLYCSDRATNIISYLEISKTTKKLKLIGYQPTEEQPRGFAIDYQGEFLIVAGQKSNFISLYSINPNNGAITFLSRYPSGQGPMWVSIVSLSSE